A genomic window from Elaeis guineensis isolate ETL-2024a chromosome 3, EG11, whole genome shotgun sequence includes:
- the LOC105041678 gene encoding E3 ubiquitin-protein ligase RKP isoform X3 gives MAEDSLRHNGFSSGLAVLLSDDDPRGVSQNSHLISYCGDIGNQSMERTLEHIFDLPHKSVRPSGSSIDVEFIRSILRNQLPRFQLDPEVDSRKRDGMSIVNHGSGPNIVVIDDASICGDIKILRKPLLVESLAAFSSARANSCVWKRKWMYEVTLETSGVQQLGWATILCPFTDRKGVGDAEDSYAFDGKRVSKWNKEPKSYGQSWVVGDVIGCCIDLDADMISFYRNGESLGVAFDGVRKMEPGLGYYPAISLSEGESCDLNFGARPFKYPIDGFLPIQAPPCSRYFATYLLQCLCRLFEVQCLDNSESAYFEKLRTLKRFAPLKELFSSIAYGICEEFFNLIEESEGCTEYIASDAFVSFLLEVFGAQEPHDYACLDQIIDLFSKFSGSSSLFQHVIVALSCSCKVAPIVLMECPYSGSYPYLALACHILRREDMMVLLWKSPDFGFSLEGFLSRKSPNKQDLHSLIPSVWWPGSSEDIGSESSMVMTMTALSAAINKIEEMQREICTLVIHFIPPVSPPQLPGSVFRTFIQNLILKVRGADHKNPPSGVSSNSILVSLYTVILHFLSEGFSVEDIPGLMKGSRMNAGTDGGFLHRGGKRSFPVELFLKADPNCIRIPRIGGSVNHVLKSHQVNALETEKVFWDEGCMDDEDARITHSTRQKPCCCSVSDVDVVQTSKDNIRYATKSSKGTCSPIPERSAHVAAECSVRSLSDEITDKPSSSDQSETDFGYQSLQHLESVPMTDQLSSGTLREEELLDIMLLLYHLAVAPNFRQAFYYMTHQSQSISLLDDTDKQIRERSCIEQVKRLKEARNVYREELVDCVRQCAWYRISLFSRWKQRGMYATCMWVVELLLVLSNTDSIFLYVPEYYVESLVDCFHALRRSDPPFVSSAIFIKHGLAPIITFVVKHFNDPRISSADIKDLLLQSISVLVQYRDYLVAFENNKEAVRRIPRALLLAFDNRSWIPVTNILVKLCKGSGFGSSKHAETSSSALFQVLLREACIHDEVLFSSFLNRLFNTLSWSMTEFSVSIREMQESYQIGDLQQRKCGVVFDLSCSLARILEFCTHEIPQAFILGPDMNLRRLTELVIFILNHIILGADAEFFDLLLRRPGQHQEKSSRTMILAPLVGIILNLMDASADYGNQELNDVVAVFLNMDCPATVHFGFQYLLSYDWTWSLKHAFIW, from the exons ATGGCTGAAGATAGTCTGAGGCATAATGGATTCTCGTCGGGCCTGGCTGTTTTATTGTCGGATGATGATCCGAGAGGAGTTTCTCAAAATTCTCACTTGATTTCATACTGCGGTGACATTGGTAACCAGTCGATGGAACGCACTCTGGAGCATATATTTGATTTGCCTCACAAGTCAGTTCGTCCGTCTGGTAGTTCAATTGATGTTGAATTCATCCGTTCCATTTTGAGGAACCAACTTCCAAGATTTCAGCTTGATCCAGAAGTAGATAGCCGTAAGAGGGATGGCATGTCCATTGTGAACCATGGGTCGGGCCCGAATATCGTTGTTATAGATGATGCAAGCATTTGTGGAGATATCAAGATTTTAAGGAAGCCACTGCTTGTAGAAAGCCTTGCTGCGTTCAGTAGTGCCCGAGCAAATTCCTGTGTATGGAAGCGGAAGTGGATGTATGAAGTGACTCTCGAAACTTCAGGGGTTCAGCAGCTTGGATGGGCCACTATTTTATGTCCCTTCACTGATCGCAAAGGTGTTGGAGATGCAGAGGATTCATATGCTTTTGATGGGAAGAGGGTAAGCAAATGGAACAAGGAACCTAAGTCCTATGGTCAGTCGTGGGTTGTCGGTGATGTGATTGGATGTTGCATTGATTTGGATGCTGACATGATTTCCTTTTATAGGAACGGGGAATCTCTTGGTGTGGCATTCGATGGTGTTCGTAAGATGGAGCCTGGGCTTGGGTACTATCCTGCAATTTCTCTTTCTGAAGGAGAGAGCTGTGATTTGAATTTTGGGGCCCGACCATTCAAGTACCCCATCGATGGATTTCTCCCTATCCAGGCTCCACCTTGTTCCAGATACTTTGCTACTTATTTGCTCCAGTGTTTGTGCAGGCTATTTGAGGTACAGTGCTTGGATAATTCTGAGTCAGCATACTTTGAGAAATTGAGGACGTTGAAAAGGTTTGCACCGCTCAAGGAATTATTCTCCTCCATAGCTTATGGGATTTGTGAGGAGTTCTTTAACTTAATCGAGGAAAGTGAGGGGTGTACTGAATATATTGCATCAGATGCCTTTGTATCATTCTTATTAGAAGTATTTGGAGCACAGGAACCACATGATTACGCATGTTTGGATCAAATTATTGACCTCTTTTCAAAGTTTTCAGGATCAAGTTCTTTGTTCCAGCATGTAATCGTGGCACTTTCTTGTAGTTGCAAAGTGGCACCAATTGTACTGATGGAATGCCCTTATTCTGGGTCATATCCTTATCTAGCACTGGCCTGCCATATTCTCAGGCGTGAAGACATGATGGTCTTGTTGTGGAAGTCACCTGATTTCGGATTCTCACTGGAGGGGTTCCTGTCCAGAAAGAGCCCAAACAAGCAGGATTTGCACAGCCTTATTCCATCAGTTTGGTGGCCTGGTTCATCTGAAGACATTGGTTCTGAAAGTAGTATGGTGATGACAATGACAGCATTGTCTGCAGCGAtaaataag ATTGAGGAAATGCAACGGGAAATCTGTACTCTGGTCATACATTTCATTCCTCCAGTATCTCCCCCTCAGTTACCTGGGTCTGTGTTTAGGACATTTATACAGAATCTCATATTAAAGGTCAGAGGTGCAGATCATAAGAATCCTCCTTCAGGTGTTTCAAGCAATTCTATACTTGTCTCTTTGTATACGGTAATTCTCCATTTCCTATCTGAAGGTTTTTCTGTGGAAGATATCCCTGGTCTGATGAAGGGCTCTAGAATGAATGCTGGAACAGATGGTGGATTTCTTCATAGGGGTGGAAAGAGAAGCTTTCCTGTGGAGTTGTTTCTCAAAGCTGATCCAaattgcattaggattcctagaATCGGAGGCTCAGTAAATCATGTATTAAAGTCTCACCAAGTCAATGCTTTAGAAACTGAGAAAGTATTTTGGGATGAAGGCTGCATGGATGATGAAGATGCAAGAATAACGCATTCTACAAGGCAAAAGCCTTGCTGTTGTTCAGTATCTGATGTTGATGTTGTCCAAACTTCAAAAGATAATATCAGATATGCAACCAAAAGTTCAAAGGGCACTTGCAGTCCTATTCCAGAGAGATCAGCTCATGTTGCAGCAGAGTGCAGTGTGAGGAGTTTGAGTGATGAGATTACAGATAAACCAAGTTCAAGTGATCAGTCGGAAACTGACTTTGGATATCAATCCTTGCAGCATTTGGAGAGTGTACCAATGACCGATCAATTATCTTCAGGCACATTAAGAGAAGAGGAGTTGCTTGATATTATGCTATTGTTGTATCATCTAGCTGTTGCACCAAACTTCAGGCAG GCATTCTACTACATGACACATCAGTCACAATCAATTTCTCTCTTAGATGACACTGATAAACAAATAAGAGAAAGATCTTGCATCGAGCAAGTAAAGCGTTTAAAGGAAGCTCGCAATGTTTATCGTGAAGAATTAGTTGATTGTGTCAGACAATGTGCATG GTACCGCATTTCTCTTTTTTCTCGGTGGAAGCAAAGAGGAATGTATGCTACATGCATGTGGGTTGTGGAACTACTCTTGGTTCTGAGCAATACTGATTCTATTTTCCTTTATGTTCCAGAATATTATGTGGAATCCCTG GTTGACTGTTTTCATGCATTGCGCAGGAGTGATCCTCCTTTCGTTTCTTCTGCAATTTTTATCAAGCACGGGCTTGCTCCAATT ATAACCTTTGTTGTGAAGCACTTCAATGATCCACGAATATCAAGTGCGGACATAAAAGATCTTCTTCTCCAATCGATATCAGTCTTAGTACAATACAGGGATTATTTGGTTGCTTTTGAGAATAACAAAGAAGCTGTTAGGAGAATCCCAAGGGCATTGCTGTTGGCATTTGATAACAGATCCTGGATTCCGGTCACGAACATACTAGTAAAGCTATGTAAAGGTTCAGGATTTGGTTCCTCAAAGCATGCAGAAACTTCGTCATCTGCACTTTTCCAG GTCTTACTACGAGAGGCATGCATTCATGATGAAGTGCTATTCTCTTCATTCCTTAATCGGCTTTTCAACACACTTAGCTGGAGCATGACTGAGTTCTCTGTGTCCATTCGAGAGATGCAGGAGAGTTATCAG ATCGGTGACTTGCAGCAAAGAAAATGTGGTGTTGTTTTTGATCTTTCATGCAGTCTTGCAAGGATTCTGGAATTCTGTACACACGAGATCCCCCAAGCATTCATTTTGGGGCCTGACATGAATCTTCGGAGGCTAACAGAGTTGGTCATCTTTATTTTGAACCACATAATTTTGGGTGCCGATGCTGAGTTTTTTGACTT GTTACTTAGGCGACCTGGCCAACATCAAGAGAAATCAAGTCGGACCATGATCCTAGCACCTCTTGTTGGCATCATCCTTAACCTCATGGATGCAAGTGCGGATTATGGAAATCAGGAGCTGAATGATGTTGTAGCGGTGTTCTTAAACATGGATTGTCCTGCTAcagttcattttggatttcaataCCTCTTGAGCTATGATTGG ACTTGGAGCTTGAAACATGCATTCATCTGGTGA
- the LOC105041678 gene encoding E3 ubiquitin-protein ligase RKP isoform X1, with translation MAEDSLRHNGFSSGLAVLLSDDDPRGVSQNSHLISYCGDIGNQSMERTLEHIFDLPHKSVRPSGSSIDVEFIRSILRNQLPRFQLDPEVDSRKRDGMSIVNHGSGPNIVVIDDASICGDIKILRKPLLVESLAAFSSARANSCVWKRKWMYEVTLETSGVQQLGWATILCPFTDRKGVGDAEDSYAFDGKRVSKWNKEPKSYGQSWVVGDVIGCCIDLDADMISFYRNGESLGVAFDGVRKMEPGLGYYPAISLSEGESCDLNFGARPFKYPIDGFLPIQAPPCSRYFATYLLQCLCRLFEVQCLDNSESAYFEKLRTLKRFAPLKELFSSIAYGICEEFFNLIEESEGCTEYIASDAFVSFLLEVFGAQEPHDYACLDQIIDLFSKFSGSSSLFQHVIVALSCSCKVAPIVLMECPYSGSYPYLALACHILRREDMMVLLWKSPDFGFSLEGFLSRKSPNKQDLHSLIPSVWWPGSSEDIGSESSMVMTMTALSAAINKIEEMQREICTLVIHFIPPVSPPQLPGSVFRTFIQNLILKVRGADHKNPPSGVSSNSILVSLYTVILHFLSEGFSVEDIPGLMKGSRMNAGTDGGFLHRGGKRSFPVELFLKADPNCIRIPRIGGSVNHVLKSHQVNALETEKVFWDEGCMDDEDARITHSTRQKPCCCSVSDVDVVQTSKDNIRYATKSSKGTCSPIPERSAHVAAECSVRSLSDEITDKPSSSDQSETDFGYQSLQHLESVPMTDQLSSGTLREEELLDIMLLLYHLAVAPNFRQAFYYMTHQSQSISLLDDTDKQIRERSCIEQVKRLKEARNVYREELVDCVRQCAWYRISLFSRWKQRGMYATCMWVVELLLVLSNTDSIFLYVPEYYVESLVDCFHALRRSDPPFVSSAIFIKHGLAPIITFVVKHFNDPRISSADIKDLLLQSISVLVQYRDYLVAFENNKEAVRRIPRALLLAFDNRSWIPVTNILVKLCKGSGFGSSKHAETSSSALFQVLLREACIHDEVLFSSFLNRLFNTLSWSMTEFSVSIREMQESYQIGDLQQRKCGVVFDLSCSLARILEFCTHEIPQAFILGPDMNLRRLTELVIFILNHIILGADAEFFDLLLRRPGQHQEKSSRTMILAPLVGIILNLMDASADYGNQELNDVVAVFLNMDCPATVHFGFQYLLSYDWSNVLQGDASLAKLVQLEEFLNYLRSRTEALDRIGELGISTDDEGENQCCICYACDCDAFFEPCRHRSCLGCITRHLLNSQRCFFCNAKVTAVMRVDLKDCKLENLG, from the exons ATGGCTGAAGATAGTCTGAGGCATAATGGATTCTCGTCGGGCCTGGCTGTTTTATTGTCGGATGATGATCCGAGAGGAGTTTCTCAAAATTCTCACTTGATTTCATACTGCGGTGACATTGGTAACCAGTCGATGGAACGCACTCTGGAGCATATATTTGATTTGCCTCACAAGTCAGTTCGTCCGTCTGGTAGTTCAATTGATGTTGAATTCATCCGTTCCATTTTGAGGAACCAACTTCCAAGATTTCAGCTTGATCCAGAAGTAGATAGCCGTAAGAGGGATGGCATGTCCATTGTGAACCATGGGTCGGGCCCGAATATCGTTGTTATAGATGATGCAAGCATTTGTGGAGATATCAAGATTTTAAGGAAGCCACTGCTTGTAGAAAGCCTTGCTGCGTTCAGTAGTGCCCGAGCAAATTCCTGTGTATGGAAGCGGAAGTGGATGTATGAAGTGACTCTCGAAACTTCAGGGGTTCAGCAGCTTGGATGGGCCACTATTTTATGTCCCTTCACTGATCGCAAAGGTGTTGGAGATGCAGAGGATTCATATGCTTTTGATGGGAAGAGGGTAAGCAAATGGAACAAGGAACCTAAGTCCTATGGTCAGTCGTGGGTTGTCGGTGATGTGATTGGATGTTGCATTGATTTGGATGCTGACATGATTTCCTTTTATAGGAACGGGGAATCTCTTGGTGTGGCATTCGATGGTGTTCGTAAGATGGAGCCTGGGCTTGGGTACTATCCTGCAATTTCTCTTTCTGAAGGAGAGAGCTGTGATTTGAATTTTGGGGCCCGACCATTCAAGTACCCCATCGATGGATTTCTCCCTATCCAGGCTCCACCTTGTTCCAGATACTTTGCTACTTATTTGCTCCAGTGTTTGTGCAGGCTATTTGAGGTACAGTGCTTGGATAATTCTGAGTCAGCATACTTTGAGAAATTGAGGACGTTGAAAAGGTTTGCACCGCTCAAGGAATTATTCTCCTCCATAGCTTATGGGATTTGTGAGGAGTTCTTTAACTTAATCGAGGAAAGTGAGGGGTGTACTGAATATATTGCATCAGATGCCTTTGTATCATTCTTATTAGAAGTATTTGGAGCACAGGAACCACATGATTACGCATGTTTGGATCAAATTATTGACCTCTTTTCAAAGTTTTCAGGATCAAGTTCTTTGTTCCAGCATGTAATCGTGGCACTTTCTTGTAGTTGCAAAGTGGCACCAATTGTACTGATGGAATGCCCTTATTCTGGGTCATATCCTTATCTAGCACTGGCCTGCCATATTCTCAGGCGTGAAGACATGATGGTCTTGTTGTGGAAGTCACCTGATTTCGGATTCTCACTGGAGGGGTTCCTGTCCAGAAAGAGCCCAAACAAGCAGGATTTGCACAGCCTTATTCCATCAGTTTGGTGGCCTGGTTCATCTGAAGACATTGGTTCTGAAAGTAGTATGGTGATGACAATGACAGCATTGTCTGCAGCGAtaaataag ATTGAGGAAATGCAACGGGAAATCTGTACTCTGGTCATACATTTCATTCCTCCAGTATCTCCCCCTCAGTTACCTGGGTCTGTGTTTAGGACATTTATACAGAATCTCATATTAAAGGTCAGAGGTGCAGATCATAAGAATCCTCCTTCAGGTGTTTCAAGCAATTCTATACTTGTCTCTTTGTATACGGTAATTCTCCATTTCCTATCTGAAGGTTTTTCTGTGGAAGATATCCCTGGTCTGATGAAGGGCTCTAGAATGAATGCTGGAACAGATGGTGGATTTCTTCATAGGGGTGGAAAGAGAAGCTTTCCTGTGGAGTTGTTTCTCAAAGCTGATCCAaattgcattaggattcctagaATCGGAGGCTCAGTAAATCATGTATTAAAGTCTCACCAAGTCAATGCTTTAGAAACTGAGAAAGTATTTTGGGATGAAGGCTGCATGGATGATGAAGATGCAAGAATAACGCATTCTACAAGGCAAAAGCCTTGCTGTTGTTCAGTATCTGATGTTGATGTTGTCCAAACTTCAAAAGATAATATCAGATATGCAACCAAAAGTTCAAAGGGCACTTGCAGTCCTATTCCAGAGAGATCAGCTCATGTTGCAGCAGAGTGCAGTGTGAGGAGTTTGAGTGATGAGATTACAGATAAACCAAGTTCAAGTGATCAGTCGGAAACTGACTTTGGATATCAATCCTTGCAGCATTTGGAGAGTGTACCAATGACCGATCAATTATCTTCAGGCACATTAAGAGAAGAGGAGTTGCTTGATATTATGCTATTGTTGTATCATCTAGCTGTTGCACCAAACTTCAGGCAG GCATTCTACTACATGACACATCAGTCACAATCAATTTCTCTCTTAGATGACACTGATAAACAAATAAGAGAAAGATCTTGCATCGAGCAAGTAAAGCGTTTAAAGGAAGCTCGCAATGTTTATCGTGAAGAATTAGTTGATTGTGTCAGACAATGTGCATG GTACCGCATTTCTCTTTTTTCTCGGTGGAAGCAAAGAGGAATGTATGCTACATGCATGTGGGTTGTGGAACTACTCTTGGTTCTGAGCAATACTGATTCTATTTTCCTTTATGTTCCAGAATATTATGTGGAATCCCTG GTTGACTGTTTTCATGCATTGCGCAGGAGTGATCCTCCTTTCGTTTCTTCTGCAATTTTTATCAAGCACGGGCTTGCTCCAATT ATAACCTTTGTTGTGAAGCACTTCAATGATCCACGAATATCAAGTGCGGACATAAAAGATCTTCTTCTCCAATCGATATCAGTCTTAGTACAATACAGGGATTATTTGGTTGCTTTTGAGAATAACAAAGAAGCTGTTAGGAGAATCCCAAGGGCATTGCTGTTGGCATTTGATAACAGATCCTGGATTCCGGTCACGAACATACTAGTAAAGCTATGTAAAGGTTCAGGATTTGGTTCCTCAAAGCATGCAGAAACTTCGTCATCTGCACTTTTCCAG GTCTTACTACGAGAGGCATGCATTCATGATGAAGTGCTATTCTCTTCATTCCTTAATCGGCTTTTCAACACACTTAGCTGGAGCATGACTGAGTTCTCTGTGTCCATTCGAGAGATGCAGGAGAGTTATCAG ATCGGTGACTTGCAGCAAAGAAAATGTGGTGTTGTTTTTGATCTTTCATGCAGTCTTGCAAGGATTCTGGAATTCTGTACACACGAGATCCCCCAAGCATTCATTTTGGGGCCTGACATGAATCTTCGGAGGCTAACAGAGTTGGTCATCTTTATTTTGAACCACATAATTTTGGGTGCCGATGCTGAGTTTTTTGACTT GTTACTTAGGCGACCTGGCCAACATCAAGAGAAATCAAGTCGGACCATGATCCTAGCACCTCTTGTTGGCATCATCCTTAACCTCATGGATGCAAGTGCGGATTATGGAAATCAGGAGCTGAATGATGTTGTAGCGGTGTTCTTAAACATGGATTGTCCTGCTAcagttcattttggatttcaataCCTCTTGAGCTATGATTGG AGCAATGTCCTGCAAGGGGATGCTTCTCTTGCAAAACTAGTGCAGCTCGAGGAGTTCTTGAACTACCTGAGAAGCAGAACAGAGGCACTAGATAGGATAGGAGAATTAGGAATCAGCACAGATGATGAAGGGGAGAACCAGTGCTGCATCTGTTATGCCTGTGATTGTGATGCCTTTTTTGAGCCCTGTCGTCACAGGTCTTGCCTTGGCTGCATTACCAGGCACCTCTTGAATAGCCAGAGGTGCTTCTTTTGTAATGCAAAGGTCACCGCAGTAATGAGGGTGGACCTGAAGGACTGCAAGTTGGAGAACTTGGGCTGA
- the LOC105041678 gene encoding E3 ubiquitin-protein ligase RKP isoform X4 yields the protein MAEDSLRHNGFSSGLAVLLSDDDPRGVSQNSHLISYCGDIGNQSMERTLEHIFDLPHKSVRPSGSSIDVEFIRSILRNQLPRFQLDPEVDSRKRDGMSIVNHGSGPNIVVIDDASICGDIKILRKPLLVESLAAFSSARANSCVWKRKWMYEVTLETSGVQQLGWATILCPFTDRKGVGDAEDSYAFDGKRVSKWNKEPKSYGQSWVVGDVIGCCIDLDADMISFYRNGESLGVAFDGVRKMEPGLGYYPAISLSEGESCDLNFGARPFKYPIDGFLPIQAPPCSRYFATYLLQCLCRLFEVQCLDNSESAYFEKLRTLKRFAPLKELFSSIAYGICEEFFNLIEESEGCTEYIASDAFVSFLLEVFGAQEPHDYACLDQIIDLFSKFSGSSSLFQHVIVALSCSCKVAPIVLMECPYSGSYPYLALACHILRREDMMVLLWKSPDFGFSLEGFLSRKSPNKQDLHSLIPSVWWPGSSEDIGSESSMVMTMTALSAAINKIEEMQREICTLVIHFIPPVSPPQLPGSVFRTFIQNLILKVRGADHKNPPSGVSSNSILVSLYTVILHFLSEGFSVEDIPGLMKGSRMNAGTDGGFLHRGGKRSFPVELFLKADPNCIRIPRIGGSVNHVLKSHQVNALETEKVFWDEGCMDDEDARITHSTRQKPCCCSVSDVDVVQTSKDNIRYATKSSKGTCSPIPERSAHVAAECSVRSLSDEITDKPSSSDQSETDFGYQSLQHLESVPMTDQLSSGTLREEELLDIMLLLYHLAVAPNFRQAFYYMTHQSQSISLLDDTDKQIRERSCIEQVKRLKEARNVYREELVDCVRQCAWYRISLFSRWKQRGMYATCMWVVELLLVLSNTDSIFLYVPEYYVESLVDCFHALRRSDPPFVSSAIFIKHGLAPIITFVVKHFNDPRISSADIKDLLLQSISVLVQYRDYLVAFENNKEAVRRIPRALLLAFDNRSWIPVTNILVKLCKGSGFGSSKHAETSSSALFQVLLREACIHDEVLFSSFLNRLFNTLSWSMTEFSVSIREMQESYQIGDLQQRKCGVVFDLSCSLARILEFCTHEIPQAFILGPDMNLRRLTELVIFILNHIILGADAEFFDLAMSCKGMLLLQN from the exons ATGGCTGAAGATAGTCTGAGGCATAATGGATTCTCGTCGGGCCTGGCTGTTTTATTGTCGGATGATGATCCGAGAGGAGTTTCTCAAAATTCTCACTTGATTTCATACTGCGGTGACATTGGTAACCAGTCGATGGAACGCACTCTGGAGCATATATTTGATTTGCCTCACAAGTCAGTTCGTCCGTCTGGTAGTTCAATTGATGTTGAATTCATCCGTTCCATTTTGAGGAACCAACTTCCAAGATTTCAGCTTGATCCAGAAGTAGATAGCCGTAAGAGGGATGGCATGTCCATTGTGAACCATGGGTCGGGCCCGAATATCGTTGTTATAGATGATGCAAGCATTTGTGGAGATATCAAGATTTTAAGGAAGCCACTGCTTGTAGAAAGCCTTGCTGCGTTCAGTAGTGCCCGAGCAAATTCCTGTGTATGGAAGCGGAAGTGGATGTATGAAGTGACTCTCGAAACTTCAGGGGTTCAGCAGCTTGGATGGGCCACTATTTTATGTCCCTTCACTGATCGCAAAGGTGTTGGAGATGCAGAGGATTCATATGCTTTTGATGGGAAGAGGGTAAGCAAATGGAACAAGGAACCTAAGTCCTATGGTCAGTCGTGGGTTGTCGGTGATGTGATTGGATGTTGCATTGATTTGGATGCTGACATGATTTCCTTTTATAGGAACGGGGAATCTCTTGGTGTGGCATTCGATGGTGTTCGTAAGATGGAGCCTGGGCTTGGGTACTATCCTGCAATTTCTCTTTCTGAAGGAGAGAGCTGTGATTTGAATTTTGGGGCCCGACCATTCAAGTACCCCATCGATGGATTTCTCCCTATCCAGGCTCCACCTTGTTCCAGATACTTTGCTACTTATTTGCTCCAGTGTTTGTGCAGGCTATTTGAGGTACAGTGCTTGGATAATTCTGAGTCAGCATACTTTGAGAAATTGAGGACGTTGAAAAGGTTTGCACCGCTCAAGGAATTATTCTCCTCCATAGCTTATGGGATTTGTGAGGAGTTCTTTAACTTAATCGAGGAAAGTGAGGGGTGTACTGAATATATTGCATCAGATGCCTTTGTATCATTCTTATTAGAAGTATTTGGAGCACAGGAACCACATGATTACGCATGTTTGGATCAAATTATTGACCTCTTTTCAAAGTTTTCAGGATCAAGTTCTTTGTTCCAGCATGTAATCGTGGCACTTTCTTGTAGTTGCAAAGTGGCACCAATTGTACTGATGGAATGCCCTTATTCTGGGTCATATCCTTATCTAGCACTGGCCTGCCATATTCTCAGGCGTGAAGACATGATGGTCTTGTTGTGGAAGTCACCTGATTTCGGATTCTCACTGGAGGGGTTCCTGTCCAGAAAGAGCCCAAACAAGCAGGATTTGCACAGCCTTATTCCATCAGTTTGGTGGCCTGGTTCATCTGAAGACATTGGTTCTGAAAGTAGTATGGTGATGACAATGACAGCATTGTCTGCAGCGAtaaataag ATTGAGGAAATGCAACGGGAAATCTGTACTCTGGTCATACATTTCATTCCTCCAGTATCTCCCCCTCAGTTACCTGGGTCTGTGTTTAGGACATTTATACAGAATCTCATATTAAAGGTCAGAGGTGCAGATCATAAGAATCCTCCTTCAGGTGTTTCAAGCAATTCTATACTTGTCTCTTTGTATACGGTAATTCTCCATTTCCTATCTGAAGGTTTTTCTGTGGAAGATATCCCTGGTCTGATGAAGGGCTCTAGAATGAATGCTGGAACAGATGGTGGATTTCTTCATAGGGGTGGAAAGAGAAGCTTTCCTGTGGAGTTGTTTCTCAAAGCTGATCCAaattgcattaggattcctagaATCGGAGGCTCAGTAAATCATGTATTAAAGTCTCACCAAGTCAATGCTTTAGAAACTGAGAAAGTATTTTGGGATGAAGGCTGCATGGATGATGAAGATGCAAGAATAACGCATTCTACAAGGCAAAAGCCTTGCTGTTGTTCAGTATCTGATGTTGATGTTGTCCAAACTTCAAAAGATAATATCAGATATGCAACCAAAAGTTCAAAGGGCACTTGCAGTCCTATTCCAGAGAGATCAGCTCATGTTGCAGCAGAGTGCAGTGTGAGGAGTTTGAGTGATGAGATTACAGATAAACCAAGTTCAAGTGATCAGTCGGAAACTGACTTTGGATATCAATCCTTGCAGCATTTGGAGAGTGTACCAATGACCGATCAATTATCTTCAGGCACATTAAGAGAAGAGGAGTTGCTTGATATTATGCTATTGTTGTATCATCTAGCTGTTGCACCAAACTTCAGGCAG GCATTCTACTACATGACACATCAGTCACAATCAATTTCTCTCTTAGATGACACTGATAAACAAATAAGAGAAAGATCTTGCATCGAGCAAGTAAAGCGTTTAAAGGAAGCTCGCAATGTTTATCGTGAAGAATTAGTTGATTGTGTCAGACAATGTGCATG GTACCGCATTTCTCTTTTTTCTCGGTGGAAGCAAAGAGGAATGTATGCTACATGCATGTGGGTTGTGGAACTACTCTTGGTTCTGAGCAATACTGATTCTATTTTCCTTTATGTTCCAGAATATTATGTGGAATCCCTG GTTGACTGTTTTCATGCATTGCGCAGGAGTGATCCTCCTTTCGTTTCTTCTGCAATTTTTATCAAGCACGGGCTTGCTCCAATT ATAACCTTTGTTGTGAAGCACTTCAATGATCCACGAATATCAAGTGCGGACATAAAAGATCTTCTTCTCCAATCGATATCAGTCTTAGTACAATACAGGGATTATTTGGTTGCTTTTGAGAATAACAAAGAAGCTGTTAGGAGAATCCCAAGGGCATTGCTGTTGGCATTTGATAACAGATCCTGGATTCCGGTCACGAACATACTAGTAAAGCTATGTAAAGGTTCAGGATTTGGTTCCTCAAAGCATGCAGAAACTTCGTCATCTGCACTTTTCCAG GTCTTACTACGAGAGGCATGCATTCATGATGAAGTGCTATTCTCTTCATTCCTTAATCGGCTTTTCAACACACTTAGCTGGAGCATGACTGAGTTCTCTGTGTCCATTCGAGAGATGCAGGAGAGTTATCAG ATCGGTGACTTGCAGCAAAGAAAATGTGGTGTTGTTTTTGATCTTTCATGCAGTCTTGCAAGGATTCTGGAATTCTGTACACACGAGATCCCCCAAGCATTCATTTTGGGGCCTGACATGAATCTTCGGAGGCTAACAGAGTTGGTCATCTTTATTTTGAACCACATAATTTTGGGTGCCGATGCTGAGTTTTTTGACTT AGCAATGTCCTGCAAGGGGATGCTTCTCTTGCAAAACTAG